The following coding sequences lie in one Apium graveolens cultivar Ventura chromosome 1, ASM990537v1, whole genome shotgun sequence genomic window:
- the LOC141721200 gene encoding benzyl alcohol O-benzoyltransferase-like, giving the protein METQQSLVFSVTRQSPELITPAKPTPHEFKSLSDIDDQDAFRFQIPNIQFYPMKNDFANVPKMDPVKVIREALSKTLVFYYPLAGRLREGVGRKLAVECTGEGVIFVEADADVTLAQFGDAPEPPFPCFEELLFEVPDSFGILDCPLLHIQVTRLKCGGFIFASRINHTMCDAAGLVQFLSALGEIARGASAPSIPPVWQRELLNARNPPRVTCTHSQYDEVDDFININLDNIVNRSFFFGPPEICALRQLVPPHLGKCSSFELLTAFLWRCRTCSLQLDPQEEVRICSLVNARTKFNPPILPKGYYGNAFVNPAAITTAGKLCENPFGYALGLVKKIKEAVTEEYMRSIADLVVLKGRPIFMLARTYYVSDLTHAGFEDINFGWGRAAYGGPPSGVLGYGLGGMSFYIPHKNKKGENGIAVALSLPAIAMQKFAVEVDSMLKNNSQFVMIENASVPIHSAL; this is encoded by the exons ATGGAAACACAACAGTCCCTGGTTTTCTCAGTAACAAGACAGTCACCGGAGCTAATAACTCCCGCAAAACCTACTCCACACGAGTTCAAATCCCTCTCTGACATTGATGATCAAGATGCTTTTCGTTTCCAAATCCCGAACATCCAATTTTATCcaatgaaaaatgattttgctaaTGTACCAAAAATGGACCCCGTGAAAGTCATTAGAGAAGCACTTTCCAAAACACTTGTGTTTTACTATCCGCTTGCTGGCCGGCTACGAGAAGGTGTCGGCCGCAAACTGGCAGTAGAATGCACCGGGGAAGGAGTCATATTCGTTGAAGCCGATGCGGATGTTACACTTGCGCAATTCGGTGATGCACCTGAACCGCCATTTCCATGTTTTGAGGAGCTTCTTTTTGAAGTACCTGACTCTTTTGGAATTCTAGATTGTCCTCTTCTCCATATTCAG GTAACTCGACTCAAGTGCGGAGGATTCATATTTGCCTCGCGGATTAACCATACTATGTGTGATGCTGCTGGACTTGTGCAGTTTCTGTCTGCTTTAGGTGAGATTGCTAGAGGTGCTAGTGCCCCTTCTATTCCTCCAGTTTGGCAAAGAGAATTACTTAACGCGAGGAATCCACCCCGTGTTACATGCACGCATAGTCAGTATGATGAGGTAGATGATTTCATCAATATAAATCTGGATAACATAGTTAATCGTTCGTTCTTCTTTGGTCCCCCTGAGATTTGTGCCCTCCGTCAATTGGTTCCTCCACACCTTGGTAAATGTTCTTCCTTCGAGCTTCTCACAGCTTTCTTATGGAGATGTCGTACTTGTTCCCTACAGCTTGACCCCCAGGAGGAGGTTCGCATTTGTTCTCTTGTCAATGCACGCACAAAATTTAATCCTCCCATCCTGCCCAAGGGATACTACGGGAATGCCTTTGTCAACCCAGCAGCTATAACAACAGCAGGAAAACTTTGTGAGAATCCATTTGGATATGCATTGGGACTTGtaaagaaaatcaaagaagcTGTTACAGAAGAGTACATGAGATCGATAGCTGACCTTGTGGTTTTAAAAGGACGACCTATTTTCATGCTGGCTCGAACCTATTACGTATCCGATTTAACACATGCCGGATTTGAAGACATTAATTTCGGGTGGGGCAGAGCTGCTTATGGTGGTCCTCCCAGTGGTGTATTAGGCTATGGCCTTGGTGGGATGAGTTTTTACATACCGCATAAGAACAAAAAGGGTGAGAATGGAATTGCTGTGGCACTTTCCTTGCCAGCAATTGCAATGCAAAAATTTGCAGTAGAAGTTGATAGCATGTTGAAGAACAATAGTCAGTTCGTCATGATTGAGAATGCTTCGGTTCCTATACATTCAGCACTCTAG